A section of the Pedobacter sp. HDW13 genome encodes:
- a CDS encoding trimeric intracellular cation channel family protein, which yields MENYNISTSEIIEVLGTIAFAISGTFTAMQRKLDPFGVLIIAFVTAIGGGTVRDLLIGDTPVAWMRDMQTCLIILFTALATMFFKTHVQKMKITLFLFDSLGLGLFTMVGLLKGIAFGLNPGICIALGTITGCFGGIIRDTLLNTIPLVFRREIYATACIFGGLLYFLLVQLNVESVVAKLSVVAFIFILRIVAVRFKLSLPKFEY from the coding sequence ATGGAGAACTATAACATTTCTACTTCCGAAATTATTGAGGTGCTGGGAACCATTGCCTTCGCAATATCAGGTACTTTTACTGCTATGCAACGCAAGCTGGATCCGTTCGGGGTGCTCATTATAGCATTTGTTACGGCAATTGGTGGTGGTACTGTTCGCGATTTATTAATAGGCGATACACCTGTTGCATGGATGCGCGATATGCAAACTTGTCTGATTATTTTATTTACAGCACTGGCTACCATGTTTTTTAAAACCCATGTGCAGAAAATGAAAATTACATTGTTTTTGTTTGATAGTTTAGGTCTTGGGCTATTTACAATGGTTGGTTTACTAAAAGGTATTGCTTTTGGTTTAAATCCAGGTATTTGCATTGCATTAGGTACGATTACCGGTTGTTTCGGCGGTATTATCAGAGATACGCTTCTTAATACCATACCATTAGTATTCAGACGAGAAATTTATGCTACGGCTTGCATATTTGGCGGTTTGCTTTACTTTTTACTGGTGCAATTAAATGTAGAGAGTGTGGTAGCAAAGCTTTCTGTTGTGGCTTTCATTTTTATTTTGCGTATAGTAGCAGTAAGGTTTAAGCTTTCTTTGCCTAAGTTTGAGTATTAG
- a CDS encoding murein L,D-transpeptidase family protein, whose amino-acid sequence MKLICLMFLLSLSLMVNAQNNFKATQIKFERVEKAYNEKWETLKKFVRADGYGDQFSMVINAYKSEGKLEVWLKANTDKGYKLFRTYDFCAHSGTLGPKVIEGDGQTPEGFYYINVFNPMSNFHLSLGVNYPNSVDKLRTGKDRKTGGDIYIHGNCVTVGCIPLTDEKIKEVYVLGVEARNAGQEKIPVNIYPFKMTDANMKKYIVQFPTQANFWKSLQVGYLAFEKNKYLAEIKEVKGQYLVTKEVKF is encoded by the coding sequence ATGAAATTAATCTGTTTAATGTTTTTGCTATCTCTAAGCCTTATGGTTAATGCCCAAAACAATTTTAAAGCAACACAAATTAAATTTGAAAGAGTAGAAAAAGCGTATAATGAAAAATGGGAAACATTGAAAAAATTTGTTCGCGCTGATGGTTATGGTGACCAATTTTCGATGGTAATTAACGCCTACAAAAGTGAAGGTAAATTAGAAGTTTGGCTAAAGGCTAATACCGATAAAGGCTATAAATTATTCCGTACGTACGATTTTTGCGCGCATTCGGGTACACTTGGCCCAAAAGTAATTGAGGGAGACGGGCAAACCCCTGAAGGATTTTATTACATCAATGTTTTCAACCCAATGAGCAATTTTCACTTGTCATTAGGCGTAAATTATCCAAATAGTGTTGATAAATTAAGAACAGGCAAAGACCGTAAAACAGGCGGCGATATCTACATCCACGGCAATTGCGTAACTGTTGGTTGCATTCCTTTAACAGACGAAAAGATTAAAGAAGTTTACGTTTTGGGAGTGGAGGCGCGCAATGCCGGACAAGAAAAAATCCCTGTGAACATCTATCCTTTCAAAATGACCGACGCGAATATGAAAAAGTACATTGTCCAGTTCCCTACGCAGGCAAACTTTTGGAAATCATTACAGGTGGGGTATTTAGCTTTTGAGAAGAATAAATACCTTGCGGAGATTAAGGAAGTTAAAGGACAATACCTAGTAACGAAAGAAGTCAAGTTTTAA